Proteins co-encoded in one Malus sylvestris chromosome 9, drMalSylv7.2, whole genome shotgun sequence genomic window:
- the LOC126583275 gene encoding uncharacterized protein LOC126583275 codes for MWNELDVYRPHTIDSSVLLKRTEEDKIFQLLSSLSSEYEDLRSHILMNPELPSFTSVCATIQREEIRRKVMNNGIKTNMTEARAYLTNEKRYKGKNPHLKCLHCDNIGHVRDKCWILHPELKPDFMKDKSAPKTSRAHPRANTATSSSSNSFDTYQQFTANPATLLNEFAAYLQQKKGRKEGSVDHEDGSTTALMGKFAGFLADADCVPQTDLKGLYNQEDDW; via the exons ATGTGGAATGAGTTAGATGTGTACAGACCTCACACTATTGATTCCTCAGTGCTCCTTAAAAGAactgaagaagataaaatttttCAATTATTGTCTAGCTTAAGTTCAGAATATGAGGATTTGAGAAGTCACATTCTCATGAACCCGGAGCTACCATCTTTCACTAGTGTCTGTGCAACTATCCAACGTGAGGAAATAAGGAGAAAAGTCATGAATAATGGTATAAAAACCAACATGACAGAAGCTAGGGCTTACCTGACAAATGAAAAAAGGTATAAAGGGAAAAATCCTCATTTGAAGTGCCTACATTGTGACAACATCGGGCATGTGAGAGACAAGTGCTGGATCCTACATCCAGAACTCAAACCTGACTTCATGAAGGATAAATCCGCACCCAAGACAAGTCGAGCACACCCTCGTGCCAACACTGCAACATCTTCATCTAGCAACAGTTTTGATACCTATCAACAGTTCACTGCAAATCCTGCCACCCTGTTAAATGAGTTCGCAGCGTATCTCCAACAAAAGAAGGGAAGAAAGGAAGGATCTGTTGATCATGAAGATGGAAGTACTACTGCATTGATGGGCAAATTTGCAGGTTTTTTAGCTGATGCTGATTGTGTACCTCAGACAGATTTGAAAG GATTGTATAACCAAGAGGACGATTGGTGA